tttagcgaactctttaaccatacgaacagtttggtgcaaccgaccctaagactCTTGGTAGTTAGTCGTCAATATAATCATAAAGTACCTAGGTACAGTTAGCAGCAGATATATCTACTAGACTAGAACAACGGTCTACATAATACTACTATAATAGTTTTACACAGCACAATTATACATTACCTACTTCACGTCACGTAGATTAGGTATTCAGGTCTTCGTTCATTAAATAATCATAAAAATGCCtatattttggttttatttaGTCCGTGTAATTTGGCACTTCTCGTTTTAGAAAGCACTGGGATTACTAGctgactcgtattatttgataGCATCACGTTGcctacttgtttttataatagTTCGTTTATAAGTGTGTGGGATAATCGATAATGGTAATAACACTATGTAGCTATAGGTTATAACAGTTATTGTCATCGtagtttttccaaaaaaaaaaaatttcattatcagtttatttaaatttagaataACAAACATAAGTGATACTACCATTTCGTCTATAATGTTCGTATTTTCttattaagtaaatttaatAAGAGTTTCTAAATAATAAATGCCTACTTACAGACACGAGAACGCCGGAAATAGATTTTTACGATGCAGAACACAATAAAAATGAAGAATTGCAGGCTGTGATCAGTTTAATCACTGATAAGCAAACGAAACTACCCATTCCTCCGGTGTTTCCAACCCACCTGACACCAGAGGTACAATATGGAAACGAAAATGCCGACACCGAGAATTTGAGATCACCGAAAgtattacataaaataaatcaGCTGCCCGACGACTCCACGCTGAAACCTCACATCACACAGAAACCAGAGAAACCTTTAGCCATTTACTTCAAAGATGGCGAAGGTGTTACCACCACCACTACAACCACCACCACTAGCACCGAGGACCCTAGCGAAGCCATCGTCAACAATCTGTACATTATTCACAATGACAAAATAACTCCTCAAAAAGAAGATGATCTCGCGTACAAATCTGTACTCGGTCTGTTACCTTGGCCTGTTAAGGCTGTCAATTTAGGACCTGTCCTGCCTCCTGAAATGCAAGAATTCTACATCCAAGGTCCGGCGAAAACGAACTTCACTTCGGGTCATTCAAAACTCTTTGGAATCGGAATTGAAGATGCTGAAAAAATGCAATCTACCACGCAGAGCTCCGTCTATAACACAAGGGTGTCGCCGACGCTGCCTACGTGGCGTGATAGGGATGACACGACCACTAAAAACTACCCAATAAGTGTCAATCCTGATGGTAAGTCAAAACATCAAACCTAGGGTATGCATGCGGTGGAAGCTAATGATTTAGTAAGTGATGCCAATTTACTTTAGAATATGGGATATATGGGTTGCactcaatatttattttcaaggGATCACAATCTGGTTGTTCAAAATGGGTTAGCACTACGGGCACAATCGTAAAGAACCGCCACAGTTTTCAAGAGGTTTCATATCAAGCAATTAATATCTTTTCTATAATGGGAATTGCACTCACGTACGTAATGTTAATGTTTCAGTATCTCAGTGTCGCTCGACGAGTCTGCCGCTGTGCCGAGGCGTACTACCCTACGACTTGGCAGGCAAGCCGGCAGCCTTCGGCGGTATCTCCGTCTCCACGCTGCTGCCTCAGATCCTGTTCGTGGCCGCCACCAACTGCAGCGTCCGCTTCAAGACCTTCGCCTGCGCCTTGTTGGAGCCCGAGTGCAGCCCAGCGCCTTATGCCCCCAAACTGCCTTGCTATAATTTATGCAAAGGTTCGTATCTCATAACAATTTTAGCTACGAAAGATATTTATGGATGCTAAATCTAGCAAATGATCTAGCCTCCGTCATAGTTGCAAAATATCAACTGCATTGGGGATTATACCTGTTccaattttaattttgagtGGTCAACGGAGACATGCTACTCGTAAAAGATCAGAAATGTATATTGTTGTTGTAAACTTCTCAAAAACCCACATTTGTGTAGtattcgtattttttatttaatactggAATTGCTGCAATGATTATAAAAATCTTCGTTCTTTTCCAGCTGTCTTGGCCGGATGTGAAAGTGAGATTCCTCACGAGCTTCGCACAATTTTAAACTGCAAGCAGTACTCGAGCGCCAACTGCGTGGCGGCGCGGACACCGTGCGAGCGGCAGGAGATGCCCTGCAGCGACGGCACTTGCATACCTAGGGACTGGATTTGTGACGGGGCTCATGACTGCCCTGCCGGCGAGGATGAGAACATTTGTGGCACATGCCAGCCGCATGAGTTTCGGTAAGCATAATAATGAACACTTTAGAACTCTTGTTATATACTTAGAAGTCAAGTGTAGGTAACGTTTTTGCAAGCAAAGCcccacttcttcttcttcttcttcctagccttatcccatttacttggggtcggctctccttatACGACATCGCTAGGAGCGGCTGTCCTGGGTAGTATTCTTTTCTCTTTAAGGTTCTTTTTTACAAGACCTGTGTTGTCTTGGGCCTCCCGCGACCCCTAGGCTTCTCACTCATCTTTATAGCACCTTTGTCGTCATGTGGTATGGGGGGGCGCCTCATGACGTGGCCATACCAACGGAGTCGATTTATCGGTGAGCTTTTCTTCGATTGGCCTTAGGTATTCTGAAACTGCCTCTAACGTGGATATTCTTAATATGATCCAATAACGTCTACACACAAACCTTAAAAATTCGGTTAGAATCcggaatatttaaatatttgaattgTTCTCTTGTCGAAATCCCCAAAAAGTTCGACAAAATTTAGGGCTTTCGAAAGTATTGCAAAATTTACGTACCTACAATAAAATTACGGAGTACCAACCTATTTAGTATCCTGGATTAGCAAAAAACTTGCATATTAGGCATGTGGCAATAATGTTAAGTGTATGAATCTAACATAGGTCCATATCAAGAACCACAACACCCTTTCTATTCCACAGCTGCGAATCAGGAACATGCATCCACTCGCGCTGGAAGTGCGACGGCTACACTGACTGCCCCGACGGTGACGACGAGAGCGAGGCGCTGTGCGTCGGAGTGCAGGAGGACCTGGGCGAGGAGCCCGCCGGCTCCGCACCCCAGCCCGCCGTGCACCGCCCCAACAAAGTGCCGGCGCCGAAAAAGGTCCATCGGTCAGGTATGTAGATTGTACACTATGTACACGGTGTGGATTGGAACGATAAACGCTAGGTGAGGTGCGGCAAGGCCCGCGGGGATCTGGGCTGTGAGGATCCGGTATTTAGATGAAACAAGTTCATAAATAATTAGAACTGCCATCGAATCAAGCTATTAAGGTCTAAGCTGGTGTGAACTTTGAAGTGTACTTTGAAACCGAGGTATGATGCGATGATTTTTTCGCGAAAAATCGGATAAGGAGTCAAAGAATTCTGTGCCTGTTTTCAACTCTGAAGTAAAAATCAGAATCATTTACACTTTTACATTATCAGTCATATTATCAGTCATATAATAATACCTTtatacgagcaattcttgttgaTGTGTATATTTCGGGaatatcggaaacggctctaacgatttcgatgaaatttgctatatggggattttcgggagcgataaatcgatctagctaggtcttatctctgggaaaacgcgcatttttgtgtttttatatgttttccgagcaaagctcggtctcccagatattaattaAATTGCTAATTATGTTACAGGAGACGATAGCAGCAAGGAACTGCTCATGACTAGTGACAGCACCAACGCCCTGAAAAGAAACTTCACCCGACGACCATCGTTATCTCGACTGACACCATATACTCCCGCCATGCTCCAGGCCACAAAATCTAAGAAAACTGAATCTGATGACGATACCTCGAAAAAGGCCAACAAAAACAAACATGAAACTGAAGAAGAAAGTGAAGATACACAAGCAGATGATCTTACCGTCCTCGACCACACAAAAATACTTACAGAATCGCAAGAAAAACACAAAAGAGCTGAAGACAGACCGAGAAATCAAACCAATGTACCAACCACccaaaccaaccaaccaaccagaACCAACCAACCTAAGATCATTTATCAGGACTTGACTAAAGTAAATCCATTACAAGGAAGAGCGCCAATGCCACGTCCCAAATCAGCAAAGGTCCGAAATCCCGCCATTTTGGCTTATCCTGCGGAACCGACCAGACTAGACCAGTCCATCAACAAGCTAGAGCGAGTGATCAATGGGGCAGACCTGATGAGGGTAAATAATCAAGTTACTCTTCTAAAAGATAAAATTCATCAGTTTAATTCTTGCTAAGTCTTCTGTCTCTatcataaaactgaaaaatGTTTCTATCAGAATCATTTAAGGTTCCTCGGTTATAATTGAAAAACCGAAACTAAATAGAACAATCCTTTActaaagtacctacattaattcATCTATGCAACTTTTGAAAAGCACTGTCTAGGTTTATTTGACAAAATGTAGCTTAACACATACACTTACACCTTTGAGAACTTTGTCTTCTAGTCTCGTGATCTTCAATGAACTTCCAGATGCTTTCACAGAAAGCCCAACGGCCCGCCCCCGCGACCGAGTCCGGGGAGTCCCAGGAGAGCACGACGGTCGACCGGCCCGACAAGCCCGACACGTCAGGCGGCCGGTCCACCGCGCACGCGTCGCCCTGCCCCGACAGCGAGCTGCGCTGCGTCGACGGCCGCTGCATCACCCTCGCTCAGCTCTGCGACGGCAACATCGACTGCAGCGACCACGCCGACGAGGACAACTGTTACACGTGAAACTGTTTTATTCACTTTTGAAGGGTGTATGGTTCTGACTTCTGAGAAAttggtatttattttaatgatttgTCTCAAAGTGATTATAGAAACTCAGATTCTGATTTAAACCCAGTTACGTAGACAAACTTTATGCTAGCAATTTACTTTGCCGTATTTGCCTAAATACGCCGCTGCGTCTCCTTTGTTTTGTTACTCTAGCCACGAATAATGGCAAATAAGGAAATGTTGCCAACTGTAGATTAAAGATTAACCTTTATCAAAAAAGGGTTCTTAGATGACCATTAGCGATATAAGCTTTTATGCAATTACTTATAAGGTATTCGTCAGTTAAAATTAGTACTGATATAAATacctatgttatgttatgtttacTTAGTCGTCTTGCGTATAGAGAAACACTTTCAGTTACGTACTTCTATATTAaatactaacccccttattcataaacgcgctacaaacgtCAATTAGCtaaataatcgtttgtctttatctgttattttgacttatgtgTTTGTAAAAAAGGGATAAAagataatttaactaaatcaggcccgtaaagttttatgaaaactTTTCAGATTACGTAAAGCAAAAACAGAGacacaaaattttgaatttagctTGGGTATCTGTAGGTACAATCTGTACATGCACTCTCAACAAGTAACCACGAGATCTGATTAGATTTAAGATTTGTACCAATTGTAAGTTGACGTGGTCATGCCGTCCATAACCGTCCATTAGAATATATAAAGGTTTAATTTCTGTACATATTTAAGTGCCGGCGGTACCGATATGTAGTTATTATACGCTGTGATAAAATACATGGAAGAGGAAAACGTTAGTCTGACCAGCGAGTCGTTTCAcaagctatttttttttattctttatatGGCAACTTTTTTTCCTAACAAATAAGCTGTCAGTTTCACgctgtcatttaatttcatagtaattttattGCCAGGTGCGGTTTGTACTGAAATTCCCGCGTTTTTTTTGTGACACGACTCACTGGTCGGACTCTAAATCTAAATGTTTATAATAAGTTCAAAATCGTCTATGTAGGTTAAGGTTTATTTCCAAATAGCATTAAGTTTTCCTGAATCTCAAATGTATCTTGTTGTGCCTTATTTTCCTCTTGAAGTTACCTTTATTGCATTGTTATGGCACTGATTATTCGATTTTATATTGACTGACTGTCAGTGGTTTCGCAATGAGCATTTGTAAATAGATTAATTTATGTAAATTAAGCTACTAACTCTAACACTCTATTTATAATTTACACTTACGTTTTAGAACTAATTTCTATGAACGTATTTGCCTAACACATTGATACCTACTTATGCAAAAGGTAATTCAACCAATCAAACCAAGAGTAGGTACGTGCAAATAGCAAATACCTATATATCCAATTATTATATTACATGTCCATGCAAATAGACTTAATGTAACATCTAGATTCGTAAATATGTTGGTAAGAAAATCCAAAGTAATGTCATAATATATCTTCAAATTGTATCAAACATACTCGAGTTTACTTTAAATTTATTGAAACTCAGGTAGATAATTGTTTATGCTcggttataatatattatacgcAATTTACCAACAATTTTTAGTTAAGTTACCtctgtttatttgtacctagaatataagtttttgtaCGACAATAAATCATTATGCCATGTTGTATTGTTCCTTTATTACAATTAtaactttttaataattttacggtttagactcacttgttttaaaattattcaatgttagtatgtctcacaacagtttaaattcgattattacTTTTCTATTAATactctctattaatcttctttATTACTTTTGTCCGAATTCCTACTAATTCacacactatacatatatgacGATAGTATTcgaatgtataattatttaccaATTTAACCCAATGAGCTTTAATTACTTTTAAGATTGATTTttctacatataaaatatacctaatataataactATATAATTGGCTCCAAGCTACGACGTAGCCCTACGAGCGTAGCATAGCAGTGACTTGAATTGCATTAAAGATTTTCTTTAGCAGTCAACCATTGGACAAGCTGCAAGCTAGACACAAGGTAAACATGGATACGGTCTGACATATTCCTTCATATTTTTGTAGTTAAAAAGGCAAGGTATAGCGTTCGTTGCTAATTATTTTATGCAGGCGCTTATGAAataactatacctacctattttaggGCTATATTGTTATTAGCAACCCTCTCGTACATCGATATTATTCATAATTGTTGTCAACGATGTAGGTACGTCGTTTTACTGACACTGGTaggtacagcctgaaattcgggaatcagctgcaaatggtgttaaaggtatgaaaatcggcacgattaatctttaggccatttgaatcaatttgacccgtagcaccaaaaaaaacggaaaggagttatgacgtcatctttttttgtatggaaaaaaaaatttttttgttcagaaacctattgtgtgtggtattaaatgaaagggcattttgagccggttctaaaaatatatcacattattatatttccgtcacttgcatttaataaaaataaaaataatttttaaaacataccaagtttgggctcctacagatacgaaaccgttgaattattttttgtaaaatatacctcaagtaatacccaatattttcatatctaaccccaaaaaatttatttcgaaaatatttagtttcagtattttttattatttttttctccaTTTTGGAATTCACGGGCCTacaaatcccggtcttttgataggcttgcgtggggatatagatccaacacgtagaggccccttggagagctttaatgtcatgtagaacgcctgctggaacccgttcacaggcgcaacaataaacacccatgaaccggtcgcagcaggcattgggactattgtagaaaaagtgaatagtataccggtccatggattgaagtttggatggacaatgagactgggctattgtagagaagttcggacacctgccataacaatgctaaaaacacgttatcgaggcaggtggtgacttgccgctgactagatgggcccctgaaactgccgtcgcgaagacgaccaggagcaacatcggtgtgagcggctcaggggtgtcgagaggtgtgcgccgctttctacccagtggctgttaccagccactgtgccaactcgtgtcttatgcatctttcacttccacccctggagcatatagctctagcgactcctctctggacggccaattaa
This genomic interval from Cydia splendana chromosome 4, ilCydSple1.2, whole genome shotgun sequence contains the following:
- the LOC134789785 gene encoding uncharacterized protein LOC134789785; the encoded protein is MVNGHYIMYGDRPSSESEIVEDHVQTRTAERKNRRKAHRTANELQPSLAQLDNETDSVKYEKKGKKSKEPKMLRYVPNTEVEEHQVSDNYETYDLETTDAKPRRYAFKKKPKNPTDGSVNYAYSRSSSSCSSPNGNLPTIAEHGEALSTRHTAPPSPTVSEIITGYENKLDKYFNKPRESKKYRSKGSHPDSLYRVPLGVGADGGKMARLLRVMRWPVALIVVCVALAIFVYFLMPDNFQTEPEMINATYWESTVAVADTHRAHDHTYKPPEPKKINTKVMGDTRTPEIDFYDAEHNKNEELQAVISLITDKQTKLPIPPVFPTHLTPEVQYGNENADTENLRSPKVLHKINQLPDDSTLKPHITQKPEKPLAIYFKDGEGVTTTTTTTTTSTEDPSEAIVNNLYIIHNDKITPQKEDDLAYKSVLGLLPWPVKAVNLGPVLPPEMQEFYIQGPAKTNFTSGHSKLFGIGIEDAEKMQSTTQSSVYNTRVSPTLPTWRDRDDTTTKNYPISVNPDVSQCRSTSLPLCRGVLPYDLAGKPAAFGGISVSTLLPQILFVAATNCSVRFKTFACALLEPECSPAPYAPKLPCYNLCKAVLAGCESEIPHELRTILNCKQYSSANCVAARTPCERQEMPCSDGTCIPRDWICDGAHDCPAGEDENICGTCQPHEFRCESGTCIHSRWKCDGYTDCPDGDDESEALCVGVQEDLGEEPAGSAPQPAVHRPNKVPAPKKVHRSGDDSSKELLMTSDSTNALKRNFTRRPSLSRLTPYTPAMLQATKSKKTESDDDTSKKANKNKHETEEESEDTQADDLTVLDHTKILTESQEKHKRAEDRPRNQTNVPTTQTNQPTRTNQPKIIYQDLTKVNPLQGRAPMPRPKSAKVRNPAILAYPAEPTRLDQSINKLERVINGADLMRMLSQKAQRPAPATESGESQESTTVDRPDKPDTSGGRSTAHASPCPDSELRCVDGRCITLAQLCDGNIDCSDHADEDNCYT